A part of Gossypium hirsutum isolate 1008001.06 chromosome A07, Gossypium_hirsutum_v2.1, whole genome shotgun sequence genomic DNA contains:
- the LOC107952890 gene encoding vacuolar protein sorting-associated protein 2 homolog 3 isoform X2, with product MNIFSKKPNPKGIEKEIGTLQLEEKKLVAEIKKTAKTGNEAATKTLARQLVRLRQQIAKLQSSRAQMRGIATHTQAMHAQSSVAVGMKGATKAMSAMNNQMAPEKQAKVIREFQKQSAQMDMTTEMMSDAIDDALDDDEAEDETEDLTNQVLDEIGVDVASQLSSAPKGRIAGKNTEGVGSSGVDELEKRLAALRNP from the exons ATGAACATCTTCAGCAAAAAACCCAATCCCAAAG GTATAGAGAAGGAAATAGGAACTTTACAGTTAGAG GAAAAGAAACTTGTTGCTGAAATTAAAAAAACTGCTAAAACCGGAaatgag GCAGCGACTAAAACTCTAGCGCGGCAGCTGGTACGGCTTAGACAACAGATAGCTAAGTTACAAAGTAGTCGAGCTCAAATGAGAGGCATTGCAACTCATACGCAG GCAATGCATGCTCAATCTTCAGTTGCTGTTGGCATGAAAGGTGCCACCAAGGCCATGTCAGCCATGAATAAT CAAATGGCCCCAGAAAAACAAGCAAAGGTTATTCGGGAATTTCAGAAGCAGTCTGCCCAGATGGATATGACT ACTGAAATGATGTCAGATGCCATAGATGATGCTCTGGATGATGATGAGGCAGAAGATGAGACTGAGGACCTAACAAATCAG gttttagaCGAAATTGGTGTTGATGTTGCCTCACAG TTGTCATCAGCTCCTAAAGGTAGGATTGCAGGAAAGAATACTGAAGGTGTTGGCAG TTCGGGTGTTGATGAGCTTGAGAAGCGGTTGGCAGCTCTTAGAAATCCATGA
- the LOC107952890 gene encoding vacuolar protein sorting-associated protein 2 homolog 3 isoform X1, producing MNIFSKKPNPKEALRESKREMAHATRGIEKEIGTLQLEEKKLVAEIKKTAKTGNEAATKTLARQLVRLRQQIAKLQSSRAQMRGIATHTQAMHAQSSVAVGMKGATKAMSAMNNQMAPEKQAKVIREFQKQSAQMDMTTEMMSDAIDDALDDDEAEDETEDLTNQVLDEIGVDVASQLSSAPKGRIAGKNTEGVGSSGVDELEKRLAALRNP from the exons ATGAACATCTTCAGCAAAAAACCCAATCCCAAAG AGGCTCTTCGAGAGAGTAAGAGAGAAATGGCGCATGCTACTagag GTATAGAGAAGGAAATAGGAACTTTACAGTTAGAG GAAAAGAAACTTGTTGCTGAAATTAAAAAAACTGCTAAAACCGGAaatgag GCAGCGACTAAAACTCTAGCGCGGCAGCTGGTACGGCTTAGACAACAGATAGCTAAGTTACAAAGTAGTCGAGCTCAAATGAGAGGCATTGCAACTCATACGCAG GCAATGCATGCTCAATCTTCAGTTGCTGTTGGCATGAAAGGTGCCACCAAGGCCATGTCAGCCATGAATAAT CAAATGGCCCCAGAAAAACAAGCAAAGGTTATTCGGGAATTTCAGAAGCAGTCTGCCCAGATGGATATGACT ACTGAAATGATGTCAGATGCCATAGATGATGCTCTGGATGATGATGAGGCAGAAGATGAGACTGAGGACCTAACAAATCAG gttttagaCGAAATTGGTGTTGATGTTGCCTCACAG TTGTCATCAGCTCCTAAAGGTAGGATTGCAGGAAAGAATACTGAAGGTGTTGGCAG TTCGGGTGTTGATGAGCTTGAGAAGCGGTTGGCAGCTCTTAGAAATCCATGA